The following proteins are encoded in a genomic region of Amia ocellicauda isolate fAmiCal2 chromosome 6, fAmiCal2.hap1, whole genome shotgun sequence:
- the tent5c gene encoding terminal nucleotidyltransferase 5C: MAEVESNECKSSSVLSWDQVNRLNEVLTEAVPVHGRGNFPTLEVKLKDIVQMVRNRLQERGIKVKDVRLNGSTASHVLVQDNGWSYKDLDVIFRVDLPNEAQFQLIKEVVLGTLLDFLPEGVNKEKITPMTLKEAYVQKLVKVYTDLDRWSLISLSNNNGRNVELKFVDSIRRQFEFSVDSFQIILDSLLFYYDCSENPMSQHFHPTVIGESVYGDFDVALDHLKNKMIATKNPEEIRGGGLLKYCNLLVRDFKPTDEERFKALERYMCSRFFIDFPDIVEQQRKLESYLQSHFIGEEKSKYDYLMILRRVVNESTVCLMGHERRQTLNLISLIAFRVLAEQNAIPDASSVTCYYQPAPYVRDLNFSNYYVASCNQSYPTWLPCN, translated from the coding sequence ATGGCAGAAGTTGAGAGCAATGAATGCAAGTCCAGCAGCGTGCTGAGCTGGGATCAGGTGAACCGTTTAAATGAAGTCCTCACCGAAGCCGTCCCAGTCCACGGCCGGGGCAACTTCCCAACCCTAGAGGTAAAACTGAAGGACATTGTGCAGATGGTGCGAAACCGCCTGCAGGAGAGAGGAATCAAAGTGAAAGATGTCCGTTTAAATGGATCCACTGCCAGTCACGTGTTGGTTCAGGACAATGGCTGGAGTTACAAAGACCTGGATGTCATTTTTAGAGTGGATCTTCCCAATGAAGCTCAATTCCAGCTCATCAAAGAAGTTGTTTTGGGCACACTCTTGGATTTCCTGCCTGAAGGGGTGAATAAAGAGAAAATCACCCCCATGACTCTTAAAGAGGCTTATGTGCAGAAACTGGTAAAAGTTTACACAGACCTGGACCGCTGGAGCCTGATTTCCCTGTCCAACAACAATGGCAGGAATGTGGAGTTGAAATTTGTTGACTCGATCCGCCGGCAGTTTGAGTTCAGTGTCGACTCCTTCCAGATAATCTTGGACTCCCTACTCTTTTACTACGATTGCTCAGAGAACCCCATGTCTCAGCACTTCCACCCTACTGTCATCGGGGAGAGCGTCTATGGGGACTTTGACGTTGCACTGGACCATCTGAAGAACAAAATGATAGCCACCAAGAACCCAGAGGAAATCCGAGGGGGCGGACTGCTGAAGTACTGCAACTTGCTCGTTCGCGACTTCAAGCCCACCGACGAAGAGCGGTTCAAGGCCTTGGAACGGTACATGTGCTCACGGTTTTTCATTGACTTTCCAGACATTGTGGAACAGCAAAGGAAGCTGGAATCCTACCTCCAGAGCCATTTTATTGGCGAGGAGAAAAGCAAGTACGACTATCTCATGATTTTGCGCAGGGTTGTGAACGAGAGTACGGTCTGCCTGATGGGACATGAGAGGAGGCAGACGCTGAACCTAATTTCCCTCATTGCTTTTAGAGTACTTGCGGAGCAAAACGCCATACCGGATGCATCTAGTGTCACCTGTTACTACCAGCCTGCACCCTATGTCAGAGACCTCAATTTC